The following proteins are encoded in a genomic region of Nicotiana sylvestris chromosome 4, ASM39365v2, whole genome shotgun sequence:
- the LOC104212363 gene encoding peroxisomal membrane protein 11D-like — protein MSLDAARAELALAVLYLNKAKARDKICRAIQYGSKFLSNGEPGTAQNVDKSTSLARKVFRLFKFINDLHGLISPTAPGTPLSFILLGKSKNALLSTFLFLDQIVWLGRTGIYKNKECPRTHPAASTHTHGGKAKQPNSFVMIR, from the coding sequence ATGAGCCTAGATGCTGCCAGAGCAGAGCTTGCCCTTGCAGTCTTGTACTTGAACAAAGCGAAGGCAAGGGACAAGATATGTAGGGCTATACAATATGGTTCAAAATTCCTGAGTAATGGAGAGCCTGGCACTGCACAAAATGTTGACAAATCAACTAGCTTAGCAAGGAAAGTGTTCCGTCTTTTCAAGTTTATCAATGATCTGCATGGTCTTATTAGCCCAACTGCCCCAGGAACCCCACTTTCTTTCATCTTGTTGGGAAAGTCAAAAAATGCATTACTGTCAACTTTCTTGTTTCTGGATCAAATTGTATGGCTTGGAAGGACAGGCATTTATAAGAACAAAGAATGCCCAAGAACCCACCCTGCTGCTTCCACGCACACACACGGAGGAAAAGCCAAGCAGCCCAAttcttttgtgatgattcggtaa